CGAGCGACAGCCTGGCCGACGCGAGATTCCGCTGCGACTCAAGCAGCTCGGCCGACGAGGTCGCGCCGGCGTCGACCTGACGCTCCTCCGCCGCCAGAAGTCGTTCGGCCGTCGCGACGCGTTGGCGTGCGGCGAGGATGCGTTCGTAGCCGGTGTCGATGCCTTCGCACGCGTCGTAGACCTCACGTTTGATTATCTCCTGGCGACGCCGAACGTCCAGCAGCCGCTGCGCGCGTCGCAGCAGGCTCTGGCGGAGCTGTTGCCGACGGACACGGTTGCCCAGCGGCTGTTCGAATGTCAGGCCGATGGTCTGGTCCTGGAAATCGCCCGAGCCGAGTTGGTCGACGGCGCCGTCGTAGTCGCCGCCCAGGCCATTCACACCCCATTCGTAGAAGACGTCCAGCCGCGGCAGGTAGGCCTCGCGACTGGCATTCAGCAGCCGGGCTTGTTCGGCAAGCTCAGCCACGCGGGCCTCGGCAAGCTCTCCGCGACGTTGCATGGCCATCGTGACCAGCTTTCTCGGCTCCAGCGAGTACGGCACGGCCGCGGCTTTGGTCGAGGGTTCGAGCGCCGAGGAATTGCCCACCGCGAACGGCGACGACTCCAGCCGGACCGACATCAGATCGCGCAGTGCCCGCTGTGCACGATCCGCCTGCCCGACGGCCGCGACCAGCTCTTCGGTCGCGTCGGCCTGGGCGCTCTCGGCACGGACGACCTCCAACTCGCCCGTCGAGCCGGCGCGGAATCGGCGTTGTGCCCGTTCGAGCTGTTCGCCGACGAGTTGGAGTTGTTCCTCGCGAACTTCGACCGCTCGCCTGGCCGACCAGAGCTGCCAGTACGCGCGATCGACCGCGGCGATGGTGTCGACGACCGTCACCTTGAGCCGCTGCCGGGCCGCGGCGACTTCAGTGGCAGCGATGCGGATGCCCAGCTCGCTTGCGTCGCTGCCGAAGCCGCGCAAGAGCGGCTGGCTGATCGAGACGCGAACGTCCTGTTCCCACTGAGGATTGAGCAGCCGTCCCTGGTCCGTCTCGACGCGATCGATCGGCGCCGTCACGCGGACCTGGCCGCCCGTGCGCAGCGGCTTGGTCAGGCTCGGGTCGATCGTCAGCGCATCGAGCTGGCCGCCTTGCACGCGGACGACGGACGTGTCGCCTGAGCCGTCGGGGCTGAAGATCGTCTGGTTGATGAAGGGCGAGTCTTGCTTGGCGTACCGGGCGTCGACGCCGAAGGTCGCCTCGAAGGCCCCTTGTTCGACAGACAGACCCGCGGCTGCAATTTGCGGGTCGATCTCGGCGATTCCGACGTTCGTGTTGTTCGCCAGCGCGATTCGTCGCGCGGCCGACAGCGTGAGCTCGACGGTGCGACCGGCCGGCTGTGTGGTCGGCTGTGTCGTCGCGGTCTTTGCGGGACGGGTCGTCAGTTCGAGTGGCTCGACGCGGCGGGCGTCGTCGGGATCGCCGAGGTAGGGCGAAAGGTCCGACGCGCAGCCGGCGATCAGAAGCATGCCGATGAGCAGGCAAGCCTTCGACACCTGCGACGGGCGTGATCCGTCATCCCGAGCGCAGCCGAGGGACCTCGCCTGAACCCGCGTCGCAAGGCGAGGTCCTTCGACTCGCTGCGCTCGCTCAGGATGACAGAGGTCGGTCTCGTGCATGGAGGCTTACTCGTGGCGAAGGGCGTCGATCGGGTCGAGGCGGCTGGCCTTGATCGCGGGGAACATGCCGAACGTCAAGCCGACGCCTGCGGAAAAGCCAAACGCGAGCACGACCGCCCAGGCCGGAATCGCCGCCTGCGCCAGCGGCGAGTCGGGCAGCGCCCGCGCGATCATCACCATGCCTTGGCCGAACGCCAATCCGATCGACCCGCCCACCAGGCACAGCACGACCGCCTCGACCAGGAACTGCACGAGGATGACGATCGGCTTGGCACCGACGGCCTTGCGCAACCCGATCTCGCGGGTGCGCTCGCTGACGCTGACGAGCATGATGTTCATGA
This window of the Planctomycetota bacterium genome carries:
- a CDS encoding TolC family protein, which produces MSKACLLIGMLLIAGCASDLSPYLGDPDDARRVEPLELTTRPAKTATTQPTTQPAGRTVELTLSAARRIALANNTNVGIAEIDPQIAAAGLSVEQGAFEATFGVDARYAKQDSPFINQTIFSPDGSGDTSVVRVQGGQLDALTIDPSLTKPLRTGGQVRVTAPIDRVETDQGRLLNPQWEQDVRVSISQPLLRGFGSDASELGIRIAATEVAAARQRLKVTVVDTIAAVDRAYWQLWSARRAVEVREEQLQLVGEQLERAQRRFRAGSTGELEVVRAESAQADATEELVAAVGQADRAQRALRDLMSVRLESSPFAVGNSSALEPSTKAAAVPYSLEPRKLVTMAMQRRGELAEARVAELAEQARLLNASREAYLPRLDVFYEWGVNGLGGDYDGAVDQLGSGDFQDQTIGLTFEQPLGNRVRRQQLRQSLLRRAQRLLDVRRRQEIIKREVYDACEGIDTGYERILAARQRVATAERLLAAEERQVDAGATSSAELLESQRNLASARLSLASAISQYEIARVDLAAATGTVLGKAGVVLE